A stretch of Clostridium formicaceticum DNA encodes these proteins:
- a CDS encoding NAD(P)/FAD-dependent oxidoreductase — protein MKYLILGASAAGVNAGKTIRELDPSGEITIVSKDEHIYSRCMLHHIIGEKRNMQGINFTEKEFWESYNILWKKGLSAKKLNVEEKAVLLDNGEYLSYDKLLIATGASSFIPPVKNLREGKRIYGLRNIEDALTVKKEAKNVKNVLVLGGGLVGIDAVVGLMEQDVKVSLLEMADKILPLQLDQYTSSKYEEAFKARGIEIYTGRSLKEVLLDEEGKVKAIKLDNETLVKCEMIIVATGVRANMDFIEESTIKVDGGIVANNRCETNIKDIYAAGDVCGKNPIWPLAVKQGIVAAHNMVGEIVEMDDFFGLRNSMNFLGIPTVSLGIADAPDESYKVLIEKDKESYKKVIYKDGIIYGAILQGDIGYAGVLTHLIKNKIDLSQINKDIFEINYADFFSLKENGEYQYAI, from the coding sequence ATGAAATATTTAATACTAGGGGCAAGTGCGGCGGGAGTGAATGCAGGGAAAACAATAAGGGAATTAGATCCTAGCGGAGAAATAACTATTGTATCGAAGGATGAACATATCTACTCTAGATGTATGCTACACCATATCATAGGAGAAAAAAGAAATATGCAAGGAATCAACTTTACAGAAAAAGAATTTTGGGAAAGTTATAATATCCTGTGGAAAAAAGGTCTTTCAGCTAAAAAGTTAAATGTTGAAGAAAAAGCAGTGTTATTAGATAATGGAGAATACTTATCTTATGATAAGCTGCTTATAGCAACAGGTGCTTCTTCCTTTATCCCACCGGTTAAGAATCTGAGGGAAGGGAAGCGTATTTACGGTTTAAGAAATATAGAAGATGCTTTGACGGTAAAAAAAGAAGCTAAAAATGTAAAAAATGTGCTTGTACTAGGGGGAGGTTTGGTAGGTATAGATGCAGTTGTTGGTTTGATGGAGCAGGATGTAAAGGTATCATTGCTTGAGATGGCTGATAAAATACTCCCTCTGCAACTGGATCAATACACTTCTTCAAAGTATGAGGAAGCTTTTAAGGCGAGAGGTATAGAAATCTATACTGGAAGAAGCCTAAAGGAAGTCCTGTTAGATGAAGAAGGCAAGGTGAAGGCGATTAAGTTGGATAATGAGACATTGGTTAAATGCGAAATGATAATTGTTGCAACCGGAGTAAGGGCAAATATGGATTTTATTGAGGAAAGTACTATTAAGGTAGATGGAGGAATTGTTGCCAATAATAGATGTGAAACGAATATAAAGGATATTTATGCTGCCGGTGATGTATGCGGCAAAAATCCTATATGGCCTTTGGCGGTAAAACAGGGAATTGTTGCGGCACATAATATGGTTGGAGAAATCGTAGAGATGGATGATTTCTTTGGCTTGAGAAACTCTATGAATTTTCTCGGTATTCCAACAGTTTCCCTAGGCATTGCGGATGCACCAGATGAAAGCTATAAAGTATTGATTGAAAAAGACAAAGAAAGTTATAAAAAAGTTATTTACAAGGATGGTATAATTTATGGAGCCATTCTCCAAGGGGATATAGGTTATGCTGGTGTATTAACCCATCTTATAAAAAATAAAATAGATTTATCTCAAATCAATAAAGATATATTTGAAATAAATTACGCAGACTTTTTTAGCTTAAAAGAAAATGGTGAGTACCAGTACGCAATATAA
- a CDS encoding SH3 domain-containing protein produces the protein MSLNIYQFKVVNYLKVPKIRVKLLATSVVMFMMLLTSFASGQANEATIIANQGILRRTANFEGDVVETLALGTQVLLQEKSGDWYRVQLTNGITEGWMYKDLIAVNGEKGSSLKKGITTASTLNVRGTPSLQGSVVTQLSSGSEVTILSQEEEWYQVQLSQGPKGFVHSDFIEVVPNFPQAQVLENNSKVRTTANLQAETIVTLNKADIIFIKGYQDGWYNVVTKDFIEGWISNEVVELQVNVVRPVNRSGTRSNGLSNIKTVAEKYIGTPYRYATAGPNSFDCSGFVFYILNTYYKDYLNERGIDLPRSSRDQANVGASVNKSQLQTGDLVFFNNGTTSTINHVGIYIGNNQFIHASSGRSMGVIISSLDEANYKRRYAKATRL, from the coding sequence ATGAGTTTAAATATCTATCAATTTAAGGTGGTGAATTATTTGAAAGTACCAAAGATAAGGGTCAAATTACTAGCCACATCTGTAGTGATGTTTATGATGTTATTGACCTCTTTTGCATCAGGGCAGGCCAATGAAGCTACTATCATTGCCAATCAAGGAATTTTAAGAAGGACGGCAAATTTTGAGGGTGATGTAGTAGAAACACTGGCACTAGGGACACAAGTACTCCTTCAAGAAAAGAGCGGTGATTGGTACCGTGTTCAACTAACAAATGGTATAACGGAAGGATGGATGTACAAAGACCTTATTGCAGTAAATGGTGAAAAGGGTAGTTCCTTAAAGAAGGGTATTACCACTGCCAGTACATTAAATGTAAGAGGAACGCCTTCTCTACAAGGAAGTGTTGTTACACAGCTGTCCAGTGGCTCTGAAGTAACAATTTTAAGTCAGGAAGAAGAATGGTATCAAGTACAGTTAAGTCAAGGGCCAAAAGGTTTTGTGCATAGTGACTTCATAGAAGTAGTGCCTAATTTCCCACAAGCGCAAGTATTAGAGAACAATAGCAAGGTAAGGACAACGGCGAATTTACAGGCAGAGACGATTGTAACTTTGAACAAAGCTGATATTATTTTTATAAAGGGCTATCAAGATGGATGGTATAATGTAGTGACTAAGGACTTTATTGAAGGTTGGATAAGCAATGAAGTAGTGGAACTGCAGGTGAATGTTGTAAGACCAGTGAATCGTTCTGGTACAAGATCTAATGGGTTGAGCAATATTAAAACCGTAGCAGAAAAGTACATAGGCACACCCTATAGATATGCTACTGCCGGACCGAATAGTTTTGATTGCTCAGGTTTTGTTTTTTACATATTAAATACTTACTATAAAGATTATTTAAATGAAAGAGGCATTGATCTACCTAGATCTTCAAGAGATCAAGCCAATGTAGGTGCATCAGTGAACAAAAGTCAATTGCAGACAGGAGACTTGGTGTTTTTCAATAATGGGACAACCAGTACCATTAACCATGTGGGGATTTATATTGGTAATAATCAATTTATCCATGCATCCTCCGGTAGAAGCATGGGCGTAATTATATCCTCTCTTGATGAAGCAAACTATAAAAGAAGATACGCAAAAGCAACTAGATTATAG
- a CDS encoding lytic transglycosylase domain-containing protein codes for MIKNFVNDIFSQKMHEIQNRIPVHLNFSMNTNTTNTSFSKMFRNEVANLQTQYLPKDFDQYIDAAAEKYNLSSALIKSVIKAESNFNPKALSRAGAQGLMQLMPATAKELQVTDVWNPQQNIEGGAKYLRQLLDQYDGNLSLSLAAYNAGPGNVNRYGGIPPFAETQNYVKSILNSLKTHDSSSSSNV; via the coding sequence ATGATAAAAAATTTTGTTAATGATATTTTTTCTCAAAAAATGCATGAAATCCAAAATCGTATTCCTGTTCATTTGAATTTTTCGATGAACACCAATACTACCAATACCTCTTTTAGTAAAATGTTCCGCAATGAAGTAGCTAACTTGCAAACGCAATACCTTCCAAAGGACTTTGATCAATATATTGATGCAGCAGCAGAAAAATACAACCTCTCTTCAGCCCTTATTAAATCTGTTATTAAAGCTGAATCAAACTTTAACCCTAAAGCCCTTTCCCGTGCTGGTGCCCAAGGATTGATGCAGCTTATGCCCGCTACTGCTAAAGAACTTCAAGTAACTGATGTGTGGAATCCACAACAAAATATCGAAGGAGGGGCAAAGTATTTAAGACAGCTTTTAGATCAGTATGACGGGAATTTATCCCTATCTCTAGCTGCCTATAATGCAGGTCCAGGCAATGTCAATCGCTATGGTGGTATACCACCCTTTGCTGAAACACAAAATTATGTGAAATCTATATTAAACTCTCTTAAAACCCATGATTCTTCATCCTCTAGCAACGTATAA
- a CDS encoding SPOR domain-containing protein: MRKRRLKIRRNKRSFNYFWVITFLIIIPVTAVLIGSRITERIVVPVLYSDSPLEEGILSDIINNSDDNDETEVVDEVETNAETITPLEEVEDTELLPLSIYMIQIASVSDTSNIEELVEELNEKKLSHIVYKIDNAYKVYTLGLTDRGYVEEQLPSIRAFYPDAYISELHLPAKKITYSKDEEETGKNIVKDLNSLIVIIDKQAKEWYNFIKGEGELNQYSKLLTEHQVLMTQLSERLDTDVWPEGLPEKKAIEKMVLHQEGNIKKTTELLEDKENLYRVHSLFLDSLFRTLETIK; the protein is encoded by the coding sequence ATGAGAAAAAGACGATTGAAAATAAGACGAAATAAGAGAAGTTTTAATTACTTTTGGGTGATTACCTTTCTAATTATTATACCAGTAACAGCAGTGCTTATTGGATCTCGTATAACAGAACGAATCGTAGTGCCTGTTTTGTACTCAGATAGCCCATTGGAAGAGGGAATATTATCAGATATTATCAATAATAGTGATGATAATGATGAAACAGAGGTTGTAGATGAAGTAGAAACAAATGCAGAAACCATAACACCTTTGGAAGAAGTGGAAGATACGGAGCTTTTACCGCTATCCATTTATATGATTCAAATAGCCAGTGTATCGGATACAAGCAATATAGAAGAATTAGTAGAAGAACTAAATGAAAAGAAACTTTCTCATATAGTGTATAAGATAGACAATGCTTATAAAGTTTATACATTAGGGCTAACTGATAGGGGGTATGTTGAGGAACAATTACCTTCTATTAGAGCCTTCTATCCAGATGCCTATATAAGTGAATTGCATTTGCCGGCAAAGAAGATAACTTATTCTAAAGATGAAGAAGAAACAGGAAAAAATATTGTAAAAGATTTGAATAGTTTAATTGTAATCATAGATAAACAGGCCAAAGAATGGTATAATTTTATAAAAGGAGAAGGCGAATTAAACCAATATAGTAAATTATTAACAGAACACCAAGTATTAATGACACAACTATCAGAAAGACTTGATACAGATGTTTGGCCAGAAGGTTTGCCGGAAAAAAAAGCTATAGAAAAAATGGTACTTCACCAAGAAGGCAATATTAAAAAGACTACAGAGTTATTAGAAGATAAAGAAAACTTATATAGAGTACACAGTTTATTTCTAGATAGTTTATTTAGGACTTTAGAAACCATCAAATGA
- a CDS encoding DRTGG domain-containing protein gives MTLKEVQLLLDAEILWGEKFLNREIKTAFACDLMSDVLAFVDDKTLLLTGLVNSHTIRTAEMMDIAAIVFVRGKSPEEEIIKLAEENEIVIMSTKYIMYVSSGILYSKGLKGANIIHK, from the coding sequence ATGACGTTAAAGGAGGTCCAATTGCTGCTAGATGCTGAAATCTTGTGGGGAGAAAAATTTCTAAACAGAGAGATTAAAACTGCCTTTGCTTGTGATTTAATGAGTGATGTACTAGCTTTTGTAGATGATAAGACCTTGTTATTGACAGGTTTAGTAAATTCTCATACAATACGAACGGCAGAAATGATGGATATTGCAGCTATAGTTTTTGTTAGGGGCAAGAGCCCGGAAGAGGAAATTATTAAGCTGGCAGAAGAAAACGAAATCGTTATTATGTCAACAAAGTATATTATGTATGTTAGTTCGGGGATTTTATACTCTAAGGGTCTTAAAGGTGCTAACATTATACATAAATAG